A stretch of DNA from Desulfovibrio sp. Fe33:
GGCGGTGCGGGATGGAATGCATCATGTGCAGGAAGTTCCGGCAGTAGGAGAGCTTCGGGTCCGGGTACATGAACGGCAGTCCCTGCGCCTTGCGGTAGGACCATGCCGCGATGGTCCGCACCTTGGAAATGATCTTGGCCGCAGCCCGCAGGAAGTCCTCTTTGGAGGATATCTCCAGCAGGTCGGGATGGTAGCAGCCCAGGGCGTTGATGACAGCGGACAGGATGGCCATGGGATGCCCGGCGGACGGGAACCCCTCGAAGTGGTGCCTCAAGCCTTCGTGCAGCAGCTCCTGCTCGCTCAGGATGTCGCGGAATTCCTGGCGCTGGGCCCTGGTGGGCAGCTCTCCGAAGATGAGCAGGTAGGCGGTCTCGATGAACGTTCCGTGCGCGGCCAGGTCCTCAATGGGATAGCCCCGGTAGCGCAGGATGCCTTTTTCCCCGTCCACGAAGGTCACGTTGCTTTTGCAGGAGCCGGTGTTGGCGTAGCCCGGATCAAAGGTGATGTAACCGGTTTCGTTGCGCAGGGAAGTGATGTCGATGGCGTGTTCGTTCTCGGTGCCGACGATGATGGGCAACTCGAAGGTCTGGTCGTCGATGATGAGTTTGGCGGTCTTGCCGCTGGCGCATTTGTCGTCTTTGAGCATCTCGTTACCTCTGAAAATACATCAAGCCTCCCGACCGTTGTCGGGGTATGAAATAATATTCGGTCGTCTGGCCTGGTTCCGGTCGGCCTTGGAGGTCAGGCCGTACCATGCGATGGAAGCTTCCGGTCAAGAGTGGATTTACAATCCAGACCGACTTTCTATAATAAAGCAGTTGCAGTGTCAAACGTTGAATTGGCAACTGTATCATTAATTCAATTGATTACGGTGCGTTGGCGTCGAAAATTCGTCTGCCTGACGGGCGGATTTCCGGCCGGTCGGCCCGGTTTCCCTTCGCGAGACCTTCCCGGGGTTGACTTTCCGGTTTATACCCCTATAGGGTATATGTGTCGACACCGGAAAGGATGTCCGGTCCGCAAACATATCAAGACGAGGTTGCAAACCGACATGTCAGAGAAAAAATATGGGACGGGAACCATAAGCCGCCGCGGGTTCCTCAAGACCCTGGGGGTGGGGGGAGCCGGAGCGCTTATCCCGGCCGCCCCGGTTCTGGCTGCGCAGGAGCGCGTTCCGTCGCCTTCGGACGGCGAATTGGCCACCCTGCTGGATTTGTCCAAATGTATCGGCTGCGGAGCCTGCGTAGAGGCCTGCCGCGAGTCCAACGCATCCAAATTCCCGGAGCCGGTCAAGCCGTTCCCGGAGATGTTGCCGTCCCGTCGGGCCAAGCCCGAGGATTGGTCCGACATGCGGGACGTGGATGATCGGCTGACCCCCTACAACTGGCTGTTTCTGCAGAACGCCGTGGTCGAGTACGAGGGCGAGTCCTACGATATCAACATACCCCGGCGGTGTATGCATTGCCAGAATCCGCCCTGCGCCAACATGTGTCCCTTCGGCGCGGCCAACAAGCAGGTCAACGGACTGACCCGCATCAGCGCGGATTTGTGCATGGGCGGAGCGAAGTGCCGCGCCGTGTGTCCGTGGAACATCCCCCAACGCCAGTCCGGCGTGGGATTGTACCGCCATATTATGCCGCGTCTGGCGGGCAACGGCGTCATGTACAAATGCGACCGCTGCTACCAGCTCCTGGACAAGGGCGCGCTGCCCGCCTGCATCGAGGCCTGTCCGGAGGACGTGCAGATCATCGGCCCGCGCGCCGAGATCGTGGCCAAGGCCGAGGCGCTGGCAAGGGAGAATGGGTGGTTCCTTTATGGACTGGAGGAAAACGGCGGGACCAATACAATATATGTCTCCCCCGTGCCCTTCGACCTCATCGATCAGGCCATCGACAAGGATTCCGGCCGGGGAACCGGCAAGGGGCCGAAGGCTCAGGGGCCGGGCAAGGGCGGTAAGAACGCGCTCGGACCCGGCAAGCCGCACATGGGGCCCGTGGAGGACGTCATGGCCGACGAGACCAAGCTGGCCGCGGCCGCGCTCATCGCCCCGGTTGCGGGCATCGCCGCCGGAGTGCTCGGCCTCGGGTCCAGGCTCCTGAACAACGACGGGGAGGACGGCCATGAAGACTAGACCCTATCCCGGCTGGATCACCCGGCTGTTTATCCTTACCGTGGCCGCCCTGACCTTTACCGGGTTCATGCAGATGCCGCTGGCCAAGCGGTACGCCCTGACCACCATTCCGGGTATGGCCTGGACCGGCGACTTTTTTATGGTTCACAAGATGCACTACGTTCTCGGGGCCGCGCTCCTATTCCTCGCGGCCCTGGTAGCGGTCAATTGGTTCAGAAGCTGGAAGAACAAGCTCACGCTGACCGGCCTCGGCCTCGCCCGCGTCGCGGTGGTCGGCGGGCTGCTCGTTTCGGGCGCGTTGCGCGTTTACCGAAACCTTCCCGGCGTAACGCTGGACCCCGTCTACATCGTGACCATCGAGTGGGTGCACCTCTCCCTGGTCATGGTCCTGGGCGTCCTTGCTCTTGTCGCCCTGGTGCGCAGGGCATCGGCTTACGCCGTGCGCAAATAGTTCCCGACACACTCCATTCCCATAGCGGAAAAGGGGGCCTTCGGGTCCCCTTTTCTCATGCCGCCGCCGATACTATCCGGTGATGCGCAATGGAAAGGCCCCGGCGCGTTCTCGTGCCGGGGCCTTTTGTCGTCGAAGAGTGAATCCGTCGCTGTCGCAATCCGCTTTACTTCAGAATCATCTCGTCCACGGATTGGCGCCAGGCCTTGGGATGGACCTGAAGGTCCGGGATGCGGTGCCCCACGGCGATGAGCATGGGAATCCAGTAGTTGTCCGGGATGCCGAATTCCTTGCGCACGGCCTCGCGGTCGAAGCCGTCCATGGGGTGGGTGTCCAGGCCGTGGGCGCAGGCCGCGAACATGAAGGACATGGCGAACAGCCCCGCGTTTTTGGCGGCAAAGGCCAGGGAGGCGTCCGGCGTGTCGCCGTACAGGGCCTTGGTGGTGTTGATGAACCAGTCGCGCTGTTCCGGCTTGAGGTTGTGCTCGAAGTGGCCTTCCAGGGTGGAGTTGCCTTCCTGCCAGCCCGCGCGGTCGCCCAGGACAATGAGCACCACCGGGGCCTCGGTCACTTTTGGCTGATCGAAGGCCAAGGCCCGAAGAGCCGCCTTGCGCGCCGGATCGCGAACGATTTTGACCTTCCACGGCTGGAGGTTGAAGCTGGAAGGGGCCTGTCCGGCCTCGGCAAGGACGGTCCGCAGCAGGTCCTCAGGCACGTCCCGGGCGGGATCGAAAAAGTTGATGGCTCTACGTCGTTCAAGGATTTCGTTGAATTCCATATGGATATCCTCCGGGTTCGGTGTCGTGGAGCGGTTGCCTTTTTCCAGTATAATCACTGACGGGCAAAAGAAAAGATAACCATTGTCAAGAAAAGGAAAAGACCGCCTGAAAGGCAAGGCGTTTTCCATAAATGTTGACAAAAACGCCAAAAATAGGTTATAACCCCTTGTAAGCTTTAGCGAACAGGGGGTTATTCTTATGGGTAAAATATTTCCCCAGGTTGCCAAGCCACGCATCCCCGACCCTAGCGACGGAATCCAGGTCAACTACTGCAAGAACCCGAAATGTAAGAACTACGGTCGCCCGGCAAAGCCCAAGGTGTCCCGTGGAAAAGTAGCCGCGGGCAAGAAGAGACTGACGGATGTGTACACCGTAAACGCCAGCGGTTGGGATATGCCCGTATTGCATTGCAAAGAATGCGGCGAATCCCCACCCATGAAAAGCAATGTCGGCATCGCCCAAGAGCTTGACCGCTTCAAATCCCTTCTCGCAGAAACTGACAATGGCTGTCAAAACCCCGAATGCGAGAACTTCGGCGTGTCGTTGCGGGCAAAGAAGCGATACCAGAAGTTTGGAACCACAGCTTCGGGTGATCCGAGATACAGGTGCAAGGCCTGTGGCAAGACCTTTTCCGTCGGTCCGGCTTCCAGAAGGCACAGGAGATCAGAGAAGAACAAGCTGATCTTCATGTTGGCCGTCAACAAGACACCTATCAGGCGCATGTGCGAAATAGCGGAACTGCAAGCCAAGTACGTCTACAAAAAGCTGGACTTCCTTCACACCCAATGCGTCCGCTTCCTGGCCGCCCGTGAGCGCAGGCTATTGACCAGCGTCCACCCCAAGCAGTTGCATTTGAGCGTCGACCGCCAAGACCATTTCGGCAACTGGCTGGATCGCAATATCAAGAAGAACATAGTTTTCCAGGCTATCGGGACCGCCGACAACATCACCGGATACGTCTTCGCCAGTCACCTGAACTATGACCCGACATTGACCCATGAGGTTGTCGAGAAGGAAGCCCGGGATTGCGGTGACTTGTATCTGCCCGTGGCTTTCCGGCAACATGCCAGGCTTTGGCTTGGACAGGACTACCTGAAGGCGATGTACCGGACCGCCAAGCGGAACAACAAGGACATTGTGGGCGACACCCTGCTGGCGAAGGTCATGGAAACGTACAAGAGGGCTGGCAACCGACCCGATGTGGAAGATCTGGAGGCCGTGACCGCTTCCATGCAACTGCCGAAGAACGGGGTTCAGGTCAGGGCCGATTACACCATGTACGGCCATTTTTTCTATCTGGCCCACCTATTCCGCAAGGTGGGCAGGATACGGTTTTACCTGGACCAGGAGTCCGGTATCCGGGCGGCATGCCTCTCGGCCTTCATGAAGCGGGTCAAAAACAGGACGTGCGACGCCTTTTACGTTTCGATCAACAAGGACATGACCAACGACGAGCGGGAGCAATGCGTCAAGGTCAGCCGCAAGCGGTTCAAGAAGTTCAAGGAACGTTATCCGGGCCTTCCCGACAACGAAGTGATCAAGCTGATGGTCAAACGGAACATGAAGTCCATGAAGCAGATCGGCCAGTACAAGGACTTGTGGCTGGAACACCCGTATCCCAACAAAAGCGAACCGGAAAAGATGGTAAGCTACCAAACCGATCTCGGGGACTATGACGAGGACTTGGTTGCCGACATGTATATGCGGGCATCCCTGGCCGGCATCGACCGGTTTTTCATGCAATCAAGACGCAGGAGTTCCTATCTGGAAAGGGGCATCCACACTTCCAGCCGGAGCGGTGGCGTGTGGCACGGTTACGCCCCGTATGACCCGAGGATGATCGGGAAAAGCCTGGACATGCTTCGCTTCTTTTACAACTACGTCCAAGTCGGAAAAAACAAGGAAACCCCGGCCATGCGGTTGGGGTTGGCGGATGGGCCGGTCAAGGTGGAAGACCTTCTGTATGAATGATTTTTTTCCTACGGAGAGCATTTGACTTCTCAACGCTTGGTCATGTATTTTTATGAGTGATTTAGAGACGTTGAACATTCGATTGACATCTTGTCCATGACGTGAGCATACGTTTGACGAGAGAAAAAAAGGTGGGACCATACATGGCCAATGAAGTTGCTGTCGATAGGGACGCATTCCAACCGGCAAAGCCCATATTGAAATGGGCTGGTGGAAAATCGCAAATGCTGGACATTCTTGTCCCGCTAATCCCCCCGGTATACGGGAAATACATTGAACCGTTTATCGGTGGAGGAGCCCTGTTTTTTGCAACGTCCCCGGCCAATGCGGTAATCGCCGACTCCAACCCCGAGTTGGTCAACCTGTATAGCGTTGTGTCCAACCAGGTGGACGAGTTGATTTTGGCCTTGCGTCCGTTCAAGAACGATAAGGATTTGTTCTATGAAATCCGTGCGCAGGACTGGCAATCGCTTACCCCCGTGCAAGCGGCCGCACGGACGATTTTCTTGAACCGCACATGTTTCAACGGGCTTTACCGGGTCAACAAGAAGGGCGGTTTCAATGTTCCCTTTGGTTCCTACGCAAACCCGACTATCTGCGATGAAACCAACCTTCGCCAAGCATCTATGGCCCTGCAAGGAAAGCCGATTATATGCGGGGACTACAAAGATGTGTTGCGGGACCATGCGAAAAAGGGTGATTTTGTTTTTCTGGATCCGCCTTATCTCCCTGTTTCCGAATACAGCGATTTCAAGCGGTATACCAAGGAGCAGTTCTACGAAGAGGACCATCAGGATCTGGCCGATGAGGTCAAGCGTTTGTGCGATTTGGGTTGCCATGTCGTCTTGACCAACTCGAACCATCCGTTGGTGCATGAACTGTATGGGCAGTTCCAAGTCGATGTGTACCAGACCAAGCGAAACATCAGTAGCAAGGGCAAGAAACGCACCGGTGAGGACGTGGTGGTGACGGTGAAGCCCCGCAAAAGCTTTGCCCTGCGTTCCATCCCCAAACCTGTTTCCGGTCAAGTCAAGAAGTACCCATCCACGCGCTACATGGGGTCCAAGGCCAAACTTTTGCCCCACATCCGGGACATTGTTCGCCAGTTTGATTGCAAGACGGTTCTGGACCTTTTTTCGGGGTCCGGCATTGTCAGCTACATGCTGAAGACAGAAGGCAAGCAGGTGGTCAGTAACGACTACATGGCATTGTGTTCGACCTACACCAAGGCATTGGTCGAGAACAACACGGTGACGCTACCCATGGACATGGCAAAGTCGCTTCTGGTCCCGGCAGACGGCGGCGACAACTTCGTCCAGGAAACATTCCGGGGGTTGTACTTCACCGATGATGAGAATGTCCTTATCGACAATCTCCGGACGAACATAAAAGCCCTGCGAAATCCCTATCAGCGGGCCATTGCGACCGCATCCCTGTGTCGGGCGTGCTTCAAGAAACGCCCCCGTGGCATTTTCACCTACGTTGGTTACCGGCATGACGATGGAAGGAAAGATCTTCGGATGAGTTTCGAAGAGCAGTTTCTGGAAGCTGTCCGGGTCAACAATGAAGCCGTTTTCGACAACGGACAGCAAAACATAGTCCGCCGGGGTGATGCCATGTCGATTAGGAGCAAGCCTGATCTGGTCTACATGGATCCGCCGTATTTCAGCCAGCATTCAGACAACGAGTATGTGAGGCGATACCACTTTGCGGAAGGCATCGCATGCGACTGGCAGGACGTGGAAATGCAATGGCATACCAAAACGAAGAAGTTCAAAAACTATCCCACCCCGTTTTCGACTAAGAATGGGGCATATGACGCCTTTGACCGGCTTTTCAGGAAGTTCAGGGAAAGCGTCCAGGTTGTGTCTTATTCGTCGAACTCGTTGCCCACCTTGGACGAGATGGTCGAGCTTATGTCCAAATACAAGCAACACGTCGAAGTCATAGCGGTGGACTACAAATATTCATTTGGCACGCAGAACCACAAGGTTGGAGACAACAACAACACCGTAAAAGAATACATCTTCGTAGGGTACTAGGCATGACACGTTGGAAGATCGGCGACACAGGGGTTAGAAATCCAATGAGATTGCGGGACGGGCTTATCGTCCTGGCAAACGACCTCACCCATAAAGGTGAGTTTTATGGCAACCTTCATGGCCCAGAGCAAAATGCCATTTTTCGAAATGCGTTGGCCGAACAGGGTGTCGTTTCCCTGGTAGGCGATAAAACTAACAGTGTCGCCCGAAAGTGGATCAATTCACTGTCTTCACTTGGCTTCATCTACCCCCATTCCAGAAATGAAAAAGTGATGGAGGTCTATCAAAAGGAACTTGGGAAGCCGGATACGATTACGGAGAACGGTTGGCGTCTAATCAAGACTGAAAGCGTTGCCGGGTGGCAGGAATGCTTCTTGAGATCCCTGGCGGCTTTTTATGAGCCGACCGAGCAAGGATATTTTTCACCGTTAAGGCACACCTTGGCTGTCATGCTTGAGTTGAAGAAGTTGACCGGAAGTAGTGCTATTAGCGGGTTTGAAATGGAAGTCATAGTCCAGTTGTCATCCTCGTTCGATGGTTCAGATGTTGTTGCAAAAGAGGTTGTTGATTTTAGGGAACAACGCAACGTCGCCGAACGGAAGAAGGTATTTGATAGGGACTTCAAGGGAAAAGTTGCATCTACTGTCGGCTTGAAGCCCAAAAGCCTATACGACTACAGGGACATGAACCTTCGGCATCTGAAAGCAACCGGGTTGGTGCAAAGCAAGGGCCGGGGGATAGCCTTGGTTCCTTCCAAATACGTGTTGATTGAAAAAATCATACACGAGGAAAGTGTTCCCCAAAATGAAATAGAATGCCTGCGGCAACTATGCGATGGTGCAATCCTGCCAACGGACCACAAGCAGGAAGCATTGTCTGTCTTGCAGGATTTGGCCGAACAACTTGAAAAAAGAGGCTGTCCTTATGATCTGAAAGGTAGGCCCCTTGAAACGCCACAAGACATTGAAGTTGCCCGGCACGACTTGGAAGACAGCCTGTTCCATCTTGACGAGCTTGAATACGCGAAACAACAGGCCAGCATGTCGGAAGAGATCTCGGCCTTCTTGCAGTTGTTGATCGAAAGCAAAAAGAAGGCATCGAAAACACTGTCAAATGGGAAAAAGGTCAGGATCCCTGATGGGGAGGCCCCCGCCTATTTTGAATGGATTATCTGGAGGGCCTTTCTTGCCATAGATTCTTTGACCATAGATCCTTGGGATGCACGCCGCTTCAAAATCGACCGTGACTTTCTTCCGGTCGGGACAGCGCCAGGCAATGGGCCTGATATTGTTTTCGAGTTTGAAGATATGGTCTTGGTTGTCGAAGTCACATTGACTTCTTCTTCCAGACAGGAGGCCGCAGAGGGCGAACCTGTCAGGCGGCATGTTGCGAAATATGCGGAAGACAATGCCAATAATGGCAAGAAAGTCTTTGGATTATTCCTTGCGATCAACGTGGACACCAATACGGCCAACTCGTTCCGTCTTGGCGAATGGTACATGAAGGGCGATAGAAGAATAGCTTTGAATATCGTCCCCATGTCTTTGCTGGATTTTAAAGCCATATGGGACGCATCCCTTGACGATGTGTCCAAGGTTTTGCCGAAGTTGAAATATCTGATGATGGAATGCCGGAGCCATATCAACGAGCATGCGCCGGAATGGAAGAAAAAAGTGTCAGAACTAGCCCAACAGACGGCCGCATCCTTAAAATCCCAGTAGCCCCTAGATGACACCAGCAAAATAGCCCCGGACAAAAATCCGGGGCTATATTTTTCAACATTTATGGAAAACGCCTTGCCTGAAAGGCGGTCTTTGAATTTCGCGGAGGCGGAGGGTACGGCTAGGGCATCATCGGGGCCATGGGCAACCCCTCGTCGATGTCCAGTCCGCAGATCAGGTTGGCGTTCATCAACGCCTGACCGGATGCGCCGCGGCAGAGGTTGTCGATGGCCGAAAGGATGATGAGCCTGCCGGTGCGGGGATCGACCACCAGGCCGATGTCGCAGAAGACCGTGCCGCGCACGAACCGGGTCTCGGGCAACTGGCCCTCGGGCAGCACGCGGACCAGCGGCTTGTCCGAGTAGAAGTCCGTGTAGACTTGGCGAACCTCTTTCAGGGAGGTTTCTCCCTTGAGCCGGGTGTAGATCGTGGACAGGATGCCCCGGTCGATGGGTAGCAGATGGGTGTTGAAGGAAACCGTGATTTCGGTTCCGGCCAGCTTGGAAATTTCCTGCTCGATCTCGGGCGTGTGCCGGTGGGTGGGCAGGCCATAGGCCTTGAATGAGTCGGCGACCTCGCAGAAGAGGTTGGGCACTTTGGCCCCGCGTCCCGCGCCCGAAGCGCCGGACTTGGCGTCGATGACGATGTCTCCGGTCTCGATGAGCCCGGCGGACAGGGCCGGGGCCAGGCCGAGGATGGAGGAGGTCGGGTAGCAGCCGGGGTTGGCGATGAGCCGCGCTCCCATGATCTTGTCGAGGTACAGTTCGGGCAGGCCGTAGACCGCTTCCGCAAGCAGGTCGGCGCGGGTGTGCTCAACCTTGTACCACGCCTCGTAGGTGGCCTTGTCGTTGATGCGGAAGTCCGCGGAGAGGTCGACGACCTTCACGCCCGCCTCGATCAGTTCGGCGGCGATTTCCATGGCGGTCTTGTGCGGCACGGCCAGGAAGACCACGTCGCATTCTTCGGCCAGGTCGGCCGCATCGGGCTGGGTGATGACCAGTTCGCCCAGCGGCAGCCGGTTCAGGAAGGGGTAGATGTCGGCGAGCGTTTTGCCCGCTTCGGACCGGGAGGTGGCCCTGACCAGCTCCATGGAGGAGTGGTGAATCATGAGCCGGGCCAATTCCATGCCGGTGTAGCCGGTGACGCCCACCAGCCCGGCCTTGATGATCTGGGACATTCTCGTTTCCGTTATTTTGTCTTGTTAACGTACGCCATCCGCAGATTGTACACGATGTCGCACATGAGCTTCTTTTCTCCGTCATCCAGGCCGTTGTCGAATTTGTCCTTGAGCATTCCAAGCACGTCGATGGTGTGCTTGGCCAACTCCTTGTTGAACTCGACCTTGCCCGAGCCCGGATCGGCCGCTTCGCCCAGGGCGACCATGGCCGAGGACGACAGGGAATACAGGAAAGTTGTGAAATTGATACCCACGGGGATGCCCTTCATGGGATTTTCTCTACAGGTGTTCTCGGCCATGTT
This window harbors:
- a CDS encoding 4Fe-4S dicluster domain-containing protein — protein: MSEKKYGTGTISRRGFLKTLGVGGAGALIPAAPVLAAQERVPSPSDGELATLLDLSKCIGCGACVEACRESNASKFPEPVKPFPEMLPSRRAKPEDWSDMRDVDDRLTPYNWLFLQNAVVEYEGESYDINIPRRCMHCQNPPCANMCPFGAANKQVNGLTRISADLCMGGAKCRAVCPWNIPQRQSGVGLYRHIMPRLAGNGVMYKCDRCYQLLDKGALPACIEACPEDVQIIGPRAEIVAKAEALARENGWFLYGLEENGGTNTIYVSPVPFDLIDQAIDKDSGRGTGKGPKAQGPGKGGKNALGPGKPHMGPVEDVMADETKLAAAALIAPVAGIAAGVLGLGSRLLNNDGEDGHED
- a CDS encoding 4Fe-4S ferredoxin, whose amino-acid sequence is MKTRPYPGWITRLFILTVAALTFTGFMQMPLAKRYALTTIPGMAWTGDFFMVHKMHYVLGAALLFLAALVAVNWFRSWKNKLTLTGLGLARVAVVGGLLVSGALRVYRNLPGVTLDPVYIVTIEWVHLSLVMVLGVLALVALVRRASAYAVRK
- a CDS encoding nitroreductase family protein, whose translation is MEFNEILERRRAINFFDPARDVPEDLLRTVLAEAGQAPSSFNLQPWKVKIVRDPARKAALRALAFDQPKVTEAPVVLIVLGDRAGWQEGNSTLEGHFEHNLKPEQRDWFINTTKALYGDTPDASLAFAAKNAGLFAMSFMFAACAHGLDTHPMDGFDREAVRKEFGIPDNYWIPMLIAVGHRIPDLQVHPKAWRQSVDEMILK
- a CDS encoding Dam family site-specific DNA-(adenine-N6)-methyltransferase, producing MANEVAVDRDAFQPAKPILKWAGGKSQMLDILVPLIPPVYGKYIEPFIGGGALFFATSPANAVIADSNPELVNLYSVVSNQVDELILALRPFKNDKDLFYEIRAQDWQSLTPVQAAARTIFLNRTCFNGLYRVNKKGGFNVPFGSYANPTICDETNLRQASMALQGKPIICGDYKDVLRDHAKKGDFVFLDPPYLPVSEYSDFKRYTKEQFYEEDHQDLADEVKRLCDLGCHVVLTNSNHPLVHELYGQFQVDVYQTKRNISSKGKKRTGEDVVVTVKPRKSFALRSIPKPVSGQVKKYPSTRYMGSKAKLLPHIRDIVRQFDCKTVLDLFSGSGIVSYMLKTEGKQVVSNDYMALCSTYTKALVENNTVTLPMDMAKSLLVPADGGDNFVQETFRGLYFTDDENVLIDNLRTNIKALRNPYQRAIATASLCRACFKKRPRGIFTYVGYRHDDGRKDLRMSFEEQFLEAVRVNNEAVFDNGQQNIVRRGDAMSIRSKPDLVYMDPPYFSQHSDNEYVRRYHFAEGIACDWQDVEMQWHTKTKKFKNYPTPFSTKNGAYDAFDRLFRKFRESVQVVSYSSNSLPTLDEMVELMSKYKQHVEVIAVDYKYSFGTQNHKVGDNNNTVKEYIFVGY
- a CDS encoding AlwI family type II restriction endonuclease; translated protein: MTRWKIGDTGVRNPMRLRDGLIVLANDLTHKGEFYGNLHGPEQNAIFRNALAEQGVVSLVGDKTNSVARKWINSLSSLGFIYPHSRNEKVMEVYQKELGKPDTITENGWRLIKTESVAGWQECFLRSLAAFYEPTEQGYFSPLRHTLAVMLELKKLTGSSAISGFEMEVIVQLSSSFDGSDVVAKEVVDFREQRNVAERKKVFDRDFKGKVASTVGLKPKSLYDYRDMNLRHLKATGLVQSKGRGIALVPSKYVLIEKIIHEESVPQNEIECLRQLCDGAILPTDHKQEALSVLQDLAEQLEKRGCPYDLKGRPLETPQDIEVARHDLEDSLFHLDELEYAKQQASMSEEISAFLQLLIESKKKASKTLSNGKKVRIPDGEAPAYFEWIIWRAFLAIDSLTIDPWDARRFKIDRDFLPVGTAPGNGPDIVFEFEDMVLVVEVTLTSSSRQEAAEGEPVRRHVAKYAEDNANNGKKVFGLFLAINVDTNTANSFRLGEWYMKGDRRIALNIVPMSLLDFKAIWDASLDDVSKVLPKLKYLMMECRSHINEHAPEWKKKVSELAQQTAASLKSQ
- the argC gene encoding N-acetyl-gamma-glutamyl-phosphate reductase — translated: MSQIIKAGLVGVTGYTGMELARLMIHHSSMELVRATSRSEAGKTLADIYPFLNRLPLGELVITQPDAADLAEECDVVFLAVPHKTAMEIAAELIEAGVKVVDLSADFRINDKATYEAWYKVEHTRADLLAEAVYGLPELYLDKIMGARLIANPGCYPTSSILGLAPALSAGLIETGDIVIDAKSGASGAGRGAKVPNLFCEVADSFKAYGLPTHRHTPEIEQEISKLAGTEITVSFNTHLLPIDRGILSTIYTRLKGETSLKEVRQVYTDFYSDKPLVRVLPEGQLPETRFVRGTVFCDIGLVVDPRTGRLIILSAIDNLCRGASGQALMNANLICGLDIDEGLPMAPMMP
- a CDS encoding DUF1844 domain-containing protein translates to MAENTCRENPMKGIPVGINFTTFLYSLSSSAMVALGEAADPGSGKVEFNKELAKHTIDVLGMLKDKFDNGLDDGEKKLMCDIVYNLRMAYVNKTK